The proteins below come from a single Zea mays cultivar B73 chromosome 8, Zm-B73-REFERENCE-NAM-5.0, whole genome shotgun sequence genomic window:
- the LOC100193261 gene encoding uncharacterized isoform X7 — MSRLISQSWLLLHLSQMVLQCRQLMDLRTGEVIGTGRRRRAAPRLYILDSLRLSSLATSPAHVLSATLASIASFTQWHHRLGHLCGSRLSTLIKSGCLGHTSVESNFHCKGCHLGKQIQLPYFTSDSHSVEPFDLVHSDIWGPAPFVSKGGYKYYVIFIDDHSRYTWIYFMKRRSELISIYKTFARMIHTQFSTHIKTFRSDSGGEYLSDNFRQFLTSEGTLAQLSCSGAHAQNGVAERKHRHIIETARTLLISSFVPSHFWGEAVSTAVYLINRQPSSKLSGKTPGEVLFGTPPRYDHLRVFGCTCYVLLSPRERTKLTAQSVECVFLGYSPEHKGYRCYDSSSRRMRISRDVSFNENRPFFYNSSTHSSFHSTESTAFMSLPPISETSSVLPPTVSTPDALIPIAPPSTSTPSQSYSSKPPVTQTYIRRPRSNPTASPDDDPVAEPCTNNDDSHVVFNQGYHLRDRDTIAAPDRYGFSCAGAVIAEPSSYKEASGIPEWQL; from the exons ATGTCACGTCTGATCAGTCAAAGTTGGCTACTACTACACCTGTCACAGATGGTGCTTCAGTGCAGACAGCTGATG GACCTTCGCACAGGGGAAGTGATTGGGACTGGCCGTCGCCGTAGAGCAGCTCCTCGCCTCTACATCTTGGACTCCTTGCGGCTTTCTTCCTTGGCTACATCTCCAGCACATGTCCTTTCAGCTACCCTTGCTTCTATTGCGTCTTTTACCCAGTGGCATCATCGTCTAGGTCATTTGTGTGGCTCTAGATTGTCTACTCTAATAAAGTCAGGTTGCTTAGGTCATACTTCGGTTGAGTCTAATTTTCATTGTAAGGGTTGTCatcttggaaaacaaatacaacttCCATATTTTACTAGTGATTCTCATTCTGTTGAACCCTTTGATTTGGTTCACTCTGATATTTGGGGTCCTGCACCTTTTGTGTCAAAAGGTGGATATAAATACTATGTCATTTTTATTGATGATCATTCTCGCTACACTTGGATTTATTTCATGAAACGCCGCTCTGAGCTGATTTCTATTTATAAAACCTTTGCTCGCATGATTCACACTCAATTTTCCACTCATATTAAAACCTTTCGTTCTGATTCTGGTGGTGAATATTTATCTGATAATTTTCGCCAGTTTTTGACTTCAGAGGGCACTCTTGCTCAGCTTTCTTGCTCTGGTGCTCATGCACAGAACGGTGTGGCTGAACGCAAACACCGTCACATTATAGAAACTGCTCGCACTTTGTTgatatcttcttttgttccttcacaTTTTTGGGGTGAAGCAGTTTCTACTGCGGTTTACCTAATCAATAGACAACCGTCATCCAAACTCTCTGGCAAAACACCTGGTGAAGTCCTTTTCGGAACTCCTCCACGATATGACCACCTTCGAGTTTTTGGATGTACGTGTTATGTTCTATTATCCCCTCGTGAACGTACTAAATTGACTGCTCAATCTGTTGAGTGTGTTTTTCTTGGATACAGCCCTGAACATAAAGGCTATCGGTGTTATGATTCATCTTCTCGTCGCATGCGTATTTCTCGAGATGTGAGCTTTAATGAAAACCGACCCTTCTTTTACAACTCTTCCACTCATTCTTCTTTTCATTCCACAGAGTCTACCGCCTTCATGAGCCTTCCTCCCATTTCTGAAACTTCATCAGTATTACCACCTACTGTTTCTACACCAGATGCTCTTATTCCCATCGCACCACCTTCCACTTCCACACCATCTCAGTCTTACTCTTCCAAACCACCTGTTACTCAGACTTACATTCGCCGTCCTCGCTCCAATCCCACGGCCAGTCCTGATGATGATCCTGTTGCTGAGCCTTGTACTAACAATGATGACTCTCATGTTGTTTTTAATCAGGGGTATCATCTTCGTGACCGTGACACTATTGCAGCTCCAGACCGTTATGGGTTTTCCTGTGCCGGTGCAGTCATTGCTGAACCATCATCTTATAAAGAGGCTTCTGGTATACCTGAGTGGCAGCTATGA
- the LOC100193261 gene encoding uncharacterized isoform X8 — MFMQDLRTGEVIGTGRRRRAAPRLYILDSLRLSSLATSPAHVLSATLASIASFTQWHHRLGHLCGSRLSTLIKSGCLGHTSVESNFHCKGCHLGKQIQLPYFTSDSHSVEPFDLVHSDIWGPAPFVSKGGYKYYVIFIDDHSRYTWIYFMKRRSELISIYKTFARMIHTQFSTHIKTFRSDSGGEYLSDNFRQFLTSEGTLAQLSCSGAHAQNGVAERKHRHIIETARTLLISSFVPSHFWGEAVSTAVYLINRQPSSKLSGKTPGEVLFGTPPRYDHLRVFGCTCYVLLSPRERTKLTAQSVECVFLGYSPEHKGYRCYDSSSRRMRISRDVSFNENRPFFYNSSTHSSFHSTESTAFMSLPPISETSSVLPPTVSTPDALIPIAPPSTSTPSQSYSSKPPVTQTYIRRPRSNPTASPDDDPVAEPCTNNDDSHVVFNQGYHLRDRDTIAAPDRYGFSCAGAVIAEPSSYKEASGIPEWQL; from the exons ATGTTCATGCAG GACCTTCGCACAGGGGAAGTGATTGGGACTGGCCGTCGCCGTAGAGCAGCTCCTCGCCTCTACATCTTGGACTCCTTGCGGCTTTCTTCCTTGGCTACATCTCCAGCACATGTCCTTTCAGCTACCCTTGCTTCTATTGCGTCTTTTACCCAGTGGCATCATCGTCTAGGTCATTTGTGTGGCTCTAGATTGTCTACTCTAATAAAGTCAGGTTGCTTAGGTCATACTTCGGTTGAGTCTAATTTTCATTGTAAGGGTTGTCatcttggaaaacaaatacaacttCCATATTTTACTAGTGATTCTCATTCTGTTGAACCCTTTGATTTGGTTCACTCTGATATTTGGGGTCCTGCACCTTTTGTGTCAAAAGGTGGATATAAATACTATGTCATTTTTATTGATGATCATTCTCGCTACACTTGGATTTATTTCATGAAACGCCGCTCTGAGCTGATTTCTATTTATAAAACCTTTGCTCGCATGATTCACACTCAATTTTCCACTCATATTAAAACCTTTCGTTCTGATTCTGGTGGTGAATATTTATCTGATAATTTTCGCCAGTTTTTGACTTCAGAGGGCACTCTTGCTCAGCTTTCTTGCTCTGGTGCTCATGCACAGAACGGTGTGGCTGAACGCAAACACCGTCACATTATAGAAACTGCTCGCACTTTGTTgatatcttcttttgttccttcacaTTTTTGGGGTGAAGCAGTTTCTACTGCGGTTTACCTAATCAATAGACAACCGTCATCCAAACTCTCTGGCAAAACACCTGGTGAAGTCCTTTTCGGAACTCCTCCACGATATGACCACCTTCGAGTTTTTGGATGTACGTGTTATGTTCTATTATCCCCTCGTGAACGTACTAAATTGACTGCTCAATCTGTTGAGTGTGTTTTTCTTGGATACAGCCCTGAACATAAAGGCTATCGGTGTTATGATTCATCTTCTCGTCGCATGCGTATTTCTCGAGATGTGAGCTTTAATGAAAACCGACCCTTCTTTTACAACTCTTCCACTCATTCTTCTTTTCATTCCACAGAGTCTACCGCCTTCATGAGCCTTCCTCCCATTTCTGAAACTTCATCAGTATTACCACCTACTGTTTCTACACCAGATGCTCTTATTCCCATCGCACCACCTTCCACTTCCACACCATCTCAGTCTTACTCTTCCAAACCACCTGTTACTCAGACTTACATTCGCCGTCCTCGCTCCAATCCCACGGCCAGTCCTGATGATGATCCTGTTGCTGAGCCTTGTACTAACAATGATGACTCTCATGTTGTTTTTAATCAGGGGTATCATCTTCGTGACCGTGACACTATTGCAGCTCCAGACCGTTATGGGTTTTCCTGTGCCGGTGCAGTCATTGCTGAACCATCATCTTATAAAGAGGCTTCTGGTATACCTGAGTGGCAGCTATGA